In the genome of Kitasatospora cathayae, one region contains:
- a CDS encoding response regulator transcription factor, protein MTHTVLIAEDDRAIRDSLTRALTLEGYRVRIAADGTQTLAVLAEQRPDVLVLDVMMPAPDGLEVCRRLRAAGDRTPVLMLTARVEVPDRIAGLDAGADDYLVKPFDVEELFARLRALLRRNPPPESTEDVLTVADLRVEPPARRAWRGGRELELSRTEFDLLELLARNAGAVLDQTTLYERIWGYDFGPGSKNLAVFIGYLRRKLDRPGLAPLIHTVRGVGYTLREP, encoded by the coding sequence ATGACCCACACCGTGCTGATCGCCGAGGACGACCGCGCCATCCGCGACTCGCTCACCCGCGCCCTGACGCTGGAGGGCTACCGGGTGCGGATAGCCGCCGACGGCACCCAGACCCTCGCCGTCCTCGCCGAGCAGCGCCCGGACGTCCTGGTCCTCGACGTGATGATGCCCGCGCCGGACGGTCTGGAGGTCTGCCGCCGGCTGCGCGCCGCCGGCGACCGGACCCCGGTGCTGATGCTCACCGCCCGGGTCGAGGTCCCGGACCGGATCGCCGGGCTGGACGCCGGGGCCGACGACTACCTGGTCAAGCCCTTCGACGTGGAGGAGCTGTTCGCCCGCCTGCGCGCCCTGCTGCGCCGCAACCCCCCGCCCGAGAGCACCGAGGACGTGCTGACCGTCGCCGACCTGCGGGTCGAACCGCCCGCCCGGCGGGCCTGGCGCGGCGGACGGGAACTGGAGCTGTCCCGCACCGAGTTCGACCTGCTGGAGCTGCTCGCCCGCAACGCCGGCGCCGTCCTCGACCAGACCACCCTGTACGAGCGGATCTGGGGCTACGACTTCGGTCCCGGCTCGAAGAACCTCGCGGTGTTCATCGGCTACCTGCGGCGCAAGCTCGACCGTCCCGGCCTCGCCCCGCTGATCCACACCGTCCGCGGCGTCGGCTACACGCTGCGCGAGCCGTGA